In Candidatus Binatia bacterium, the genomic stretch CAAGAGCTTCGGGTATCGGGTCCTCTCAGCCGACGAATCCCAATGACCGCTAGGGCTCCTTTTTGTCGTTTCCTTTCTGCGACCTGTCCTTTGGCGTCACGTCGATCTCGTCCGGTTCTCTGATCGTGCGGCGAAAGTTGCGTATTCCCTTGGCCAGGCCTTCGCCGAGATCGGGAAGCTTGCGGCTGAAAAGAACCAGGACGACGAGCAAGATCAGCAGCAGCTCCCAAATTCCCAGGCCGAACATAACGTCCCCGAATGGAGTCATTCTATTTCACGGCCCTTCCCATTTCAACATCAATTGAACCCTCTTGGATCGCCGTCCGCCTCGCTGGAAAAACGCCCCTGATAATGCTATCGCTCTAAGCCTCTCACGATCCTGGTTTGCCAAGGAGAGCACGATGGGCTTGACGCAAGAGGTGGTGAGCTTTGTCCACAAAACGCGTTTCCGGGACATCCCGAGGGAGGTCGTGCGCCTGGCCCAGGGCTTGGTCCTCGACGGCCTGGGCGTAACTCTGGCCGGCTCGACGGAAAAAGGCTCGCGCATTCTACAGGCCTATGTCCGCCAGCTCGGCGGCAAGAACGAGGCAACGGTTATCGGGACGCGCTTCATGGCCCCTGCGCCCAAGGCCGCGCTGGTAAACGGCGCTTCCGGCCATGCGATGGATTATGACGACACGCAGCTATCGACTTCGAAGGAAGCGGTCTACGGCCTGCTGACTCATCCCACCGTCCCCGTCCTCTCGGCGGTTTTGGCGATCGGAGAGAAGGAACGGATTTGCGGCGAGGATTTTCTTTTGGCCTACATCCTGGGAGTGGAAGTCGAATGCCGCATCGCCGATGCCATCGATCCGCGCCACTACCAGGCGGGATTTCACTCGACGGCGACCATCGGCGGCCTGGGCGCGGCGATGGCCGCCGGAAAAATTTTAGGCCTTAGGGAAGAGGCGCTCGCGCGCGCCCTCGGCCTCGCCGCCAGCATGGCCTCGGGTCTCCGAGAAAATTTCGGCACGATGACCAAGCCGCTCCACGCGGGACGGGCGGCGGAAAACGGCGTGACCGCGGCGCAACTGGCCGCGCGCGGTTTTACTGCGGCGACAAACATCATCGAAGCCAGGCGCGGCCTCTTCAACGCCACGGCGGGCGGCGGCGACGAAACCAAAATCGTCGGCCGTCTCGGGCGGCCCTACTTCATGCAAGAGCCCGGCATCTCCGTGAAGCCCTACCCTTCCGGCTCCCTGTCCCACCCCGCGCAGGACGTGATTCTGGACCTGGTCAAGCGGCACGACCTGCGCGCGGAACAGATCGACGCCGTCGAAGTCGGCACCAACTCGAACGTCCCGAACGCGCTTATCTACCCTATGCCGAAGACCGCGCTGGAGGGAAAATTCAGCATTCCGTTCTGCATGGCCGTGGCCGTGCTGGAGCGCAAGGCCGGCATCGCCCAGTTTACCGACCGCAAGGTGCACGCCCCGAAAACGGTGGAGTTTATGAAGCGCGTCACTCTCTACGTCGATCCCGAGCTCGAAGCCTTGGGATACGATCAGGTGCGCTCGCGCGTCCGCGTCAAGCTCAAAGACGGCAGGACCATCGAGGGCCGGGCCGACGTGGCCAAAGGCCATCCGCTGAAGCCGATGAGCTGGGGTGACCTCGGCGATAAGTTTCGTGACTGCGCGCGGCTCGCGCTGCCGTCGAAGCAGACCGAAGAGGCGATCGATCTCGTCGCCGGCCTGGATCGGATGAAAAGCATTCTGCCCTTGATTCGGGTGCTGAGCGGCGGAAAATCTTATCCGGTTAACAAAAAGAACAAAAAGAATAAAGCAAACA encodes the following:
- a CDS encoding MmgE/PrpD family protein, with product MGLTQEVVSFVHKTRFRDIPREVVRLAQGLVLDGLGVTLAGSTEKGSRILQAYVRQLGGKNEATVIGTRFMAPAPKAALVNGASGHAMDYDDTQLSTSKEAVYGLLTHPTVPVLSAVLAIGEKERICGEDFLLAYILGVEVECRIADAIDPRHYQAGFHSTATIGGLGAAMAAGKILGLREEALARALGLAASMASGLRENFGTMTKPLHAGRAAENGVTAAQLAARGFTAATNIIEARRGLFNATAGGGDETKIVGRLGRPYFMQEPGISVKPYPSGSLSHPAQDVILDLVKRHDLRAEQIDAVEVGTNSNVPNALIYPMPKTALEGKFSIPFCMAVAVLERKAGIAQFTDRKVHAPKTVEFMKRVTLYVDPELEALGYDQVRSRVRVKLKDGRTIEGRADVAKGHPLKPMSWGDLGDKFRDCARLALPSKQTEEAIDLVAGLDRMKSILPLIRVLSGGKSYPVNKKNKKNKANRRANKKWSGIRKRSLPSSVR
- a CDS encoding twin-arginine translocase TatA/TatE family subunit, with the protein product MFGLGIWELLLILLVVLVLFSRKLPDLGEGLAKGIRNFRRTIREPDEIDVTPKDRSQKGNDKKEP